A genomic segment from Nicotiana tabacum cultivar K326 chromosome 7, ASM71507v2, whole genome shotgun sequence encodes:
- the LOC107787368 gene encoding uncharacterized protein LOC107787368, with product MMKSLPTPNEAYSILLHEEKQREVHASIQFSGQTSSFNVVGTKFQNAKWENRGNAQKGNFENRKGGIFCNYCKKSGHLIEKCYKLHEFPPSFKFTKQKRTYRNAQGSANAAFGNEEGGSSETNLTVNPMSIVQGFSKEKCDKLIHLLQNLHAGQGVSSDFEANVTANMAGPFSEEATRVW from the exons ATGATGAAGTCTTTGCCCACTCCGAATGAGGCTTACTCTATTCTGTTGCATGAAGAAAAGCAACGTGAAGTTCATGCTTCTATACAGTTTTCAGGACAAACCTCTTCATTCAATGTAGTAGGTACAAAGTTTCAAAATGCAAAGTGGGAAAATAGAGGTAATGCCCAGAAAGGCAATTTTGAGAATCGTAAAGGTGGAATATTTTGCAATTATTGTAAGAAATCAGGACATTTGATTGAAAAGTGTTACAAGTTGCACGAATTTCCTCCCTCTTTCAAGTTCACTAAGCAGAAGAGGACTTATAGAAATGCACAAGGGAGTGCAAATGCAGCATTTGGAAATGAAGAAGGAGGTTCTTCTGAGACTAACCTGACTGTGAATCCCATGAGTATAGTGCAAGGCTTCTCAAAGGAGAAGTGTGATAAACTGATTCATTTACTTCAAAATCTTCATGCAGGTCAAGGAGTTTCTTCGGATTTTGAGGCTAATGTGACTGCTAACATGGCTG GCCCCTTCTCTGAAGAGGCTACACGTGTTTGGTGA
- the LOC107787370 gene encoding putative E3 ubiquitin-protein ligase LUL4, translating into MGISLSKRQQNHHLHHPPPPLPPPSSSIPPPLPPITPPPHPSYSFPPTTTPPPPPSQNPYPLLPPPPRHNVVPTYPPPPPPSNSYNYHFSFNHQSSYGSSSSSRPVVFQNHYPPYYHPHGNNGWGGGFRPPPAPLPVVPYVDHQNAKKIKNDVNVHKDTIRIQLDELNKDCHLVTFTFDALVDGSITIFYFAKEGANCKFSPVYPEIKPVQIPFEKGLGQKFCQPSGTGIDLGFFDVNDLSKPTQGEEIFPLIISAESCFPSTPTDEKFDEQSLDKSPHAQITEAVLVKNNEDHFQVKVIKQILWIEGVRYELREIYGISNSDETTVNDDESGKECVICMTEPKDTAVLPCRHMCLCSECAKALRHQSNKCPICRQPIEELLEIKVNEVAS; encoded by the exons ATGGGAATTTCTTTGAGTAAAAGGCAACAAAATCATCACCTCCACCACCCTCCTCCGCCACTACCGCCACCGTCTTCTTCCATTCCTCCGCCCCTCCCTCCTATTACACCACCTCCCCACCCAAGCTACTCCTTTCCTCCAACTACAACACCACCACCTCCCCCCTCGCAAAACCCCTATCCTTTACTCCCCCCGCCTCCACGCCATAACGTAGTCCCGACTTACCCTCCACCACCACCTCCTTCAAATTCTTATAATTACCATTTCAGTTTCAATCATCAGTCCAGTtatggtagtagtagtagtagtaggcctGTAGTCTTTCAAAATCATTACCCTCCTTATTATCATCCTCACGGTAATAACGGATGGGGGGGTGGGTTTAGACCTCCGCCAGCGCCGTTGCCGGTGGTGCCGTATGTGGATCACCAAAATGCAAAGAAGATTAAGAATGATGTTAATGTTCATAAGGATACTATACGGATTCAACTCGATGAGCTCAATAAGGATTGCCATTTGGTTACCTTTACTTTTGATGCCCTTGTTGATGGAAG TATCACCATTTTCTACTTTGCGAAGGAAGGGGCCAACTGCAAATTCAGTCCTGTATATCCTGAAATCAAGCCTGTTCAAATACCATTTGAAAAAGGACTGGGCCAAAAGTTTTGCCAGCCTTCAGGAACTGGAATTGACCTCGGGTTTTTTGACGTCAATGACTTATCAAAGCCAACCCAAGGAGAAGAAATATTCCCGCTTATTATATCAGCGGAGTCATGTTTTCCGTCTACACCAACAGATGAGAAGTTTGATGAGCAATCACTAGATAAGTCTCCCCATGCACAAATAACTGAAGCTGTGCTAGTGAAGAATAATGAGGATCATTTTCAAGTGAAAGTGATCAAGCAGATTTTATGGATTGAAGGAGTTCGCTATGAGTTGCGAGAGATTTATGGTATCAGCAATTCAGATGAAACTACCGTCAATGATGACGAGTCAGGAAAAGAATGCGTGATTTGTATGACTGAGCCAAAAGACACAGCAGTTTTGCCATGTAGGCATATG TGTTTGTGCAGTGAGTGCGCCAAAGCACTGAGGCATCAATCAAATAAGTGCCCTATATGCCGCCAACCCATTGAGGAACTTCTGGAGATTAAGGTCAACGAAG TGGCATCATAA